A region of Arabidopsis thaliana chromosome 5, partial sequence DNA encodes the following proteins:
- a CDS encoding Pol-like polyprotein/retrotransposon, putative (DUF239) (Protein of Unknown Function (DUF239); FUNCTIONS IN: molecular_function unknown; INVOLVED IN: biological_process unknown; LOCATED IN: endomembrane system; CONTAINS InterPro DOMAIN/s: Protein of unknown function DUF239, plant (InterPro:IPR004314); BEST Arabidopsis thaliana protein match is: Protein of Unknown Function (DUF239) (TAIR:AT5G36680.1); Has 30201 Blast hits to 17322 proteins in 780 species: Archae - 12; Bacteria - 1396; Metazoa - 17338; Fungi - 3422; Plants - 5037; Viruses - 0; Other Eukaryotes - 2996 (source: NCBI BLink).) yields the protein MDIFVSFVVFILSVLSVESTIHMKSIKMKPTGWDSQSENKFAERRHNNKIECPNGTVPILRAKEKHVIQYQEYPINNFTVLTAKYPGTHIAGMKVVEKHNYRGVEAGLRTYNLIIDKNQSTSAQAYVARAFSGDANSIQVGWMINEQLFGDKRPWSYGTWLGKHGTGCFNVKCPGFVQVAKNGPISVPLKFDYLLWLTIHQDKETKNWWLTQTNPDDDTKNHLGYWPKELFNLLGDGADFVGFGGMVSGDPRTPSPPMGNGRLPNKDDRLWSGYLDHLTIIQPDYEHAGFNYPMTEPLVDSNVCYDVNLVGYVDHQVGIAMSYGGPGGIKCGD from the exons ATGGATATCTTTGTgagttttgttgtgtttatccTTTCAGTGTTATCTGTTGAATCTACTATACATATGAAATCCATCAAG ATGAAACCAACAGGATGGGATTCTCAATCAGAGAATAAATTTGCAGAAAGAAGACACAACAATAAAATAGAATGTCCAAATGGAACCGTTCCTATTTTAAGAGCCAAGGAAAAACATGTCATACAATATCAAGAATACCCCATCAATAATTTTACCGTTCTTACAGCTAAATATCCGGGTACCCAT ATTGCGGGAATGAAAGTAgtagaaaaacataattacaGAGGCGTAGAAGCAGGGCTAAGGACTTATAACTtgataattgataaaaatCAAAGTACAAGTGCTCAAGCTTATGTAGCCAGAGCATTCAGTGGTGATGCCAATTCTATTCAAGTTGGATGGATG ATCAATGAACAACTATTTGGCGACAAACGACCATGGTCGTATGGGACATGGCTG gGGAAACATGGAACAGGCTGTTTTAATGTAAAATGTCCAGGATTTGTTCAAGTAGCCAAAAATGGTCCAATAAGTGTACCTCTCAAGTTTGATTATCTTCTCTGGCTTACTATACATCAG gacaaggaaacaaaaaactgGTGGCTTACACAAACAAATCCAGATGATGATACTAAAAATCATTTGGGATATTGGCCAAAGGAGTTGTTTAATCTTCTAGGAGATGGTGCTGATTTCGTTGGATTTGGAGGAATGGTTTCAGGTGATCCAAGAACTCCAAGCCCACCGATGGGTAATGGTCGTCTTCCAAACAAAGATGACCGTCTATGGTCTGGTTATCTTGACCATCTTACCATAATCCAACCGGACTATGAACATGCCGGATTTAATTACCCTATGACAGAGCCTTTGGTGGACAGCAACGTATGCTATGATGTTAATTTAGTAGGATATGTTGATCATCAGGTTGGTATTGCTATGTCTTATGGTGGTCCTGGAGGTATTAAATGCGGTGATTAA